The nucleotide sequence CCCACACGTCCACCCGTTTTTGGAAACGCTAAAATCTGTCTAAACCTACCTTTGTACAGTGCACGGAGACTTGTTTATGCCGTATAATGAACTGCGAAAGGACTATTTGCTTGACCGTTGGGTTGTGATTGCTACGGAGCGTAGCCGCAGGCCTACTGATTTTGCTAAATCCAAACATGCTGTAGACCAGACTGCGGTTTGTCCTTTGTGTTCTGGTAATGAGCATATGACGACGCCTGCGGTGTTGCTGTACCTAAAAGGCGAAGACGGCAAGGTGGTTAAGTCTAAGGATGAGAATGGTTCGCGCCGCAAAGACTGGATTGTTCGTTGCATCCCAAATCTGTATCCTGCGTTTTCGCCGCCCAAACAGTCCGCCGACGCAGAGCATATTTTGGAGAATGAACGGTTTGGCTACGGCATTGGGCATCATGAAGTGATTATCGAATCGTCCGTGCACAGCGACCAAACCGCAACTATGCCCCTACTGCAGCTCATCCACGTAATCAACGCATACAAAGACCGCTTAGCCGCCATATCTGCGCAGCCGTACGTGAAGTACGTGCAGGTTTTTCGCAACTACGGCATAGACGCAGGCGCTTCACTGTCGCATCCGCACAGCCAAATAATTGGCATGCCTTTCACGCCAAAAATCGTCAAAGAAGAAATCGCCGCCAGCAAAACACACTACGAAAACACGGGACAATGCATCTTTTGTGGCTTAGCTAAGACCGAAGCGCAAGGTCCGCGCGGCATCCTCGACAACGAGCACTTCACGGTTTTTGCGCCTTACGCCAGCGTGCACCCCTTAGAGTTTTGGGTAGTGCCCAAACGCCACAGCCCCAACCCGCTTGACCTCACAACCGAGGAAACCCAAGCTTTTGCGCAGACCCTCCAAAGTGCCCTAAACGCCCTCAAAAACCTCGTAAACGATCCCCCATACAACTACGGCATACACTTAACCATAAACAAAACCCAGCAGGCGTATTATCACTGGCACCTTGAGGTCTACCCTAAACTTGCCAACTGGGCGGGCTTTGAGAAAAGTACCTGTACATACATCAACACTATCCCTCCAGAAACCGCGGCTGCCGAACTCAAAAAGCATGTTGCCTAACCTTGCGTTTTTGGGTTTGGTTTGTGCCGTAACCCTTAAAAGTTAATGGTTGTTATTTCTACCATATGGTATTAAAAGTTACCGAAAAAGGTTTGGGTGTCCTTAGTTTATACCGCACGGATTACGCGGTCAACCTGCATGTACGCGAAATGGCAAAACTCCTAGACATAAGCCATGTTACGTTGCTTCCCCACTTAAACAAACTTGAATCAGAAAAAATCTTGAAATCCGAAACATCAGGCAGAAACAAACAGTACCTGCTAAACCCCGAAAACGCCTTAACAAAAAATTACCTCATAATCACAGAAGAACTTGCCACAATCGAATACTTGAACCAGAATTTTCTCCTAAAAAAACTTGCAACTCATTTGCACGCTTTAGACTTTCTCTCCCCCATTGTTCTGTTTGGAAGCCAAGTGAAAGGTTACGCCACCAAAGAAAGCGACATAGACCTCTTTAGCATGGACAAACTGACAAACAAACAAACCGACCACATAGAAAAGTTCCAAAAAACTTTTGGCAAAAAAATCAGCATAAAAACGTCTACTCCCGAAAATTTCAACTCAGGTTTGCAGACGGGCGATATTTTAATAAAAGAAATCGTTGCAGACCACATTATTCTGTGTAATCCTGACGCTTTTGTGTCGGCGCTTTGGAGGCAGTATGTTGAGCGACAGTAATTTGTGGTGGTGTCTTAGGCAGAAACATGGAATACGCATAATCAGCCCTAATCTAAACTTGACTAAGGCGTATCTAAAGAAATCCGTAAGCGCGCTTAACACGATGAACGCCGCAATTGAGCTTGAAGAAACCGATTGGATAACAACAACCGCCTACTACGCCCGATACTTTGCACTGTACGCCTTACTGATGAAGATAGGCATCAAATCTGAAATCCACGACTGCACAATCAACCTAGCCTTACTCCTCGCCAAAAACAACATAATTGACCCCAAATTAGCAGAAGAGCTTGACCAAGCCAAAAACGACCGCATAGAAACCCAATACTACGTCGAACAAGAACAAACCAAACAAGCAACAAAAAACAACGCAAAAAACGCCCGCCACTTCGTCCTAGAAATCGAAAAAACCATAGAAAACATAACCCCCAAGCAAATCGCCAGCATCCGCCGCCAACTCAAACCCCGCGGGGTAACGGGAATTAGTTTTTGATTTCTTTTTCGTGCTGTGGGCGTATCTGTTCTATGTCTTGGATGTAGGCTCGTAGGGGTTCGGCTATGCTCCAAGCTTGGGAGATGCAGCCTCTGGGCGTGTACGGCTCGTTACCATCGAAAAT is from Candidatus Bathyarchaeota archaeon and encodes:
- a CDS encoding DUF4921 family protein; the protein is MPYNELRKDYLLDRWVVIATERSRRPTDFAKSKHAVDQTAVCPLCSGNEHMTTPAVLLYLKGEDGKVVKSKDENGSRRKDWIVRCIPNLYPAFSPPKQSADAEHILENERFGYGIGHHEVIIESSVHSDQTATMPLLQLIHVINAYKDRLAAISAQPYVKYVQVFRNYGIDAGASLSHPHSQIIGMPFTPKIVKEEIAASKTHYENTGQCIFCGLAKTEAQGPRGILDNEHFTVFAPYASVHPLEFWVVPKRHSPNPLDLTTEETQAFAQTLQSALNALKNLVNDPPYNYGIHLTINKTQQAYYHWHLEVYPKLANWAGFEKSTCTYINTIPPETAAAELKKHVA
- a CDS encoding nucleotidyltransferase domain-containing protein, which codes for MVLKVTEKGLGVLSLYRTDYAVNLHVREMAKLLDISHVTLLPHLNKLESEKILKSETSGRNKQYLLNPENALTKNYLIITEELATIEYLNQNFLLKKLATHLHALDFLSPIVLFGSQVKGYATKESDIDLFSMDKLTNKQTDHIEKFQKTFGKKISIKTSTPENFNSGLQTGDILIKEIVADHIILCNPDAFVSALWRQYVERQ
- a CDS encoding HEPN domain-containing protein, whose product is MLSDSNLWWCLRQKHGIRIISPNLNLTKAYLKKSVSALNTMNAAIELEETDWITTTAYYARYFALYALLMKIGIKSEIHDCTINLALLLAKNNIIDPKLAEELDQAKNDRIETQYYVEQEQTKQATKNNAKNARHFVLEIEKTIENITPKQIASIRRQLKPRGVTGISF